The following are encoded together in the Mesoterricola sediminis genome:
- a CDS encoding aldehyde dehydrogenase family protein, translating into MPETPPQDLHARFEALRAHRWRQAATTADLRRRRLVALLDALMARRAEAHAALAADFGKAPAEVDLTELYPVLTEIRMAVKRLGRWMRPRSGGLFLSFLGSSAQVRPEPKGVVLILSPWNYPLLLALGPLVSAVAAGNCALLKPSEATPATNAFLRGLLAEVFPPGEVDLVEGGPETAQALLDLPFDHVFFTGSPRVGRIVMEAAARHLASVTLELGGKSPVFVDADADLETAAKRIVWGKFINAGQTCVAPDHVFVHASVHDALVEALARAVRTAYGATPEARRASPDFARIISRPHLDRLRALLAPPSGRVVLGGDWDEADRYFAPTLVADVPPDSPLMGEEIFGPILPVIPVPSMAAARERVITGPPPLALYVFTGTRAGAEAILAGTASGGACVGDTVLHFAHPGLPAGGVGASGFGKAHGHHGFLAFSNERAVLRQRTRFAPIQLMYPPYTRFVRRLVDLTLRWL; encoded by the coding sequence ATGCCCGAGACGCCCCCCCAGGATCTCCACGCCCGCTTTGAAGCGCTGCGGGCCCACCGCTGGCGGCAGGCGGCCACCACCGCGGACCTGCGGCGCCGCCGGCTCGTGGCCCTTCTCGACGCCCTCATGGCCCGCCGGGCCGAGGCCCATGCCGCCCTCGCCGCCGATTTCGGCAAGGCCCCCGCGGAGGTGGACCTCACGGAACTCTACCCCGTGCTCACCGAGATCCGGATGGCGGTAAAGCGGCTGGGCCGGTGGATGCGCCCCCGGTCCGGCGGCCTCTTCCTGTCCTTCCTGGGCAGTTCCGCCCAGGTGCGCCCGGAGCCCAAGGGGGTCGTCCTCATCCTCAGCCCCTGGAACTACCCCCTCCTCCTCGCCCTGGGCCCCCTCGTCTCCGCCGTCGCCGCCGGCAACTGCGCGCTCCTCAAGCCCTCCGAGGCCACCCCCGCCACCAACGCCTTCCTCCGCGGCCTCCTGGCCGAGGTCTTCCCCCCCGGGGAGGTCGACCTGGTGGAGGGCGGGCCGGAGACCGCCCAGGCCCTGCTGGACCTGCCCTTCGACCACGTGTTCTTCACGGGCAGCCCCCGGGTGGGCCGGATCGTCATGGAGGCCGCGGCCCGGCACCTCGCCTCCGTCACCCTGGAGCTGGGCGGCAAGTCCCCGGTCTTCGTGGACGCGGACGCGGACCTGGAGACGGCGGCCAAGCGGATCGTGTGGGGGAAGTTCATCAATGCCGGCCAGACCTGCGTGGCCCCCGACCACGTGTTCGTCCACGCCTCCGTGCACGATGCCCTGGTGGAGGCCCTGGCCCGGGCGGTCCGGACGGCCTACGGCGCCACGCCGGAGGCGCGCCGGGCCAGCCCGGACTTCGCGCGGATCATCTCCCGGCCCCACCTGGACCGCCTGCGGGCCCTGCTGGCGCCCCCCTCGGGCCGGGTCGTCCTCGGCGGCGACTGGGACGAGGCGGACCGCTACTTCGCCCCGACCCTCGTGGCCGACGTCCCCCCCGACTCCCCCCTCATGGGGGAGGAGATCTTCGGGCCCATCCTGCCCGTGATCCCGGTGCCCTCCATGGCCGCCGCCCGCGAGCGCGTGATCACGGGCCCCCCGCCCCTGGCCCTCTACGTCTTCACGGGCACCCGCGCCGGGGCGGAGGCGATCCTGGCCGGCACCGCCTCCGGCGGCGCCTGCGTGGGGGACACCGTGCTCCACTTCGCCCACCCGGGCCTGCCCGCGGGCGGGGTCGGGGCTTCGGGCTTCGGGAAGGCCCACGGGCACCACGGCTTCCTGGCCTTCTCCAACGAGCGCGCGGTGCTCCGCCAGCGGACCCGCTTCGCCCCCATCCAGCTCATGTACCCGCCCTACACCCGGTTCGTGCGGCGCCTGGTGGACCTGACCCTGCGCTGGCTCTGA
- a CDS encoding Hpt domain-containing protein: MHGASFLFLLLAAAAGAGLAVAGWRSRRRLRAREPHPPVPASAPCEVPAAPAAGGGAAAWVLPGIRTELGLGYCAGREDVYRRMLERFRDGKARAGADLRQALGAGDLETAQRLVHTLKSTAMTLGAEALSWAARDLEEALLRGGRPPEAAVACFEARLEVVVEGLRKGLGE, from the coding sequence ATGCACGGCGCCTCTTTCCTCTTCCTCCTCCTGGCGGCGGCCGCCGGTGCGGGCCTGGCGGTGGCCGGTTGGCGTTCCCGCCGGCGCCTGCGGGCCCGGGAGCCCCATCCCCCGGTCCCCGCGTCGGCGCCCTGCGAGGTTCCGGCGGCCCCCGCGGCCGGGGGTGGCGCGGCCGCCTGGGTCCTGCCGGGGATCCGGACGGAACTGGGCCTGGGCTACTGCGCCGGCCGGGAGGACGTCTACCGCCGCATGCTGGAGCGGTTCCGGGACGGGAAGGCCCGGGCGGGCGCGGACCTCCGCCAGGCCCTGGGCGCGGGGGACCTGGAGACCGCCCAGCGTCTGGTCCATACGCTGAAATCCACGGCCATGACCCTGGGAGCGGAGGCCCTGTCCTGGGCCGCCCGGGACCTGGAGGAGGCCCTCCTGCGGGGCGGGAGGCCGCCCGAGGCGGCCGTGGCGTGTTTCGAGGCCCGGCTGGAGGTGGTGGTGGAGGGGCTGCGCAAGGGGCTGGGCGAATAG
- a CDS encoding methyl-accepting chemotaxis protein, which translates to MAGVLAAGCTVAARRFATQAPAAGAPPAPVPEAPAPAPGAAPLAQVAQAVVPVWAGQTAEARQQMEEAIRGLASRFAGMHGELRKALDTSGLESNRELQGIIDRGSEALAGVVRDLAEGARARAVVLEKIRGLAAITEELRAMSEEVASIANQTNLLALNAAIEAAHARELGRGFAVVADEVRKLSERSGTTGNAITTKVAWVNQSLLETLRETEAFGDREAEVIHRAEATIHRVVEDIQAGATDLSGSARRFEEAGEDLGREISGTLVHLQFQDRVSQILQSVIADMEKFAAEVAGGGALDAAAWLRDLERTYTTLEQLAVHHGEGAGASDESDITFF; encoded by the coding sequence TTGGCAGGCGTCCTGGCGGCCGGCTGCACCGTCGCCGCCCGGCGTTTCGCCACCCAGGCCCCCGCGGCCGGCGCCCCCCCGGCGCCCGTCCCGGAGGCCCCCGCGCCGGCGCCCGGGGCGGCCCCCCTGGCCCAGGTGGCCCAGGCCGTGGTGCCGGTGTGGGCGGGGCAGACCGCCGAGGCCCGGCAGCAGATGGAGGAGGCCATCCGGGGCCTGGCCTCGCGGTTCGCGGGCATGCACGGGGAGCTGCGCAAGGCCCTGGACACCTCGGGGCTGGAGAGCAACCGGGAGCTGCAGGGAATCATCGACCGGGGGTCGGAGGCCCTGGCGGGGGTGGTGCGGGACCTGGCGGAGGGGGCCCGGGCCCGGGCCGTGGTGCTGGAGAAGATCCGGGGGCTGGCGGCGATCACGGAGGAGCTGCGGGCCATGAGCGAGGAGGTGGCCTCCATCGCCAACCAGACCAACCTGCTGGCCCTGAACGCGGCCATCGAGGCGGCCCACGCCCGGGAGCTGGGGCGGGGCTTCGCGGTGGTGGCCGACGAGGTGCGCAAGCTCTCGGAGCGCTCGGGCACGACGGGGAACGCGATCACGACCAAGGTGGCGTGGGTGAACCAGTCGCTGCTGGAGACCCTGCGGGAGACGGAGGCCTTCGGGGACCGGGAGGCGGAGGTGATCCACCGGGCGGAGGCGACCATCCACCGGGTGGTGGAGGACATCCAGGCCGGGGCGACGGACCTGTCGGGTTCGGCGCGGCGGTTCGAGGAGGCCGGGGAGGACCTGGGCCGGGAGATCTCGGGGACGCTGGTGCACCTGCAGTTCCAGGACCGGGTCTCGCAGATCCTGCAGAGCGTGATCGCGGACATGGAGAAGTTCGCGGCGGAGGTCGCGGGGGGCGGGGCGCTGGACGCGGCCGCGTGGCTCCGGGACCTGGAGCGCACGTACACGACGCTGGAGCAGCTCGCCGTGCACCACGGCGAGGGCGCGGGGGCGTCCGACGAATCCGACATCACCTTCTTCTGA
- a CDS encoding response regulator: MARTIMIIDDSVSLRQVVGIALAGAGYEVIEACDGQDALSKLTGQKVHLMVCDVNMPNMDGITFLKTVRTLPAYRFTPIIMLTTEAGEEKKKEGQAAGARAWVVKPFKPEQLLMAVSKLILP; encoded by the coding sequence ATGGCCAGGACGATCATGATCATCGACGATTCCGTGAGCCTGCGGCAGGTGGTGGGCATCGCCCTCGCCGGGGCGGGCTACGAGGTGATCGAGGCCTGCGACGGCCAGGACGCGCTGTCGAAGCTCACGGGCCAGAAGGTGCACCTGATGGTGTGCGACGTGAACATGCCCAACATGGACGGGATCACGTTCCTGAAGACGGTGCGGACGCTGCCGGCCTACAGATTCACGCCGATCATCATGCTGACGACGGAAGCGGGCGAAGAGAAGAAGAAGGAGGGCCAGGCCGCGGGGGCGCGGGCCTGGGTGGTCAAGCCCTTCAAGCCCGAGCAGCTCCTGATGGCGGTTTCCAAACTCATCCTTCCCTGA
- a CDS encoding STAS domain-containing protein, with translation MLTFTRSGSTLKLEGELTIFEAAEARARLREELRQAPLELDLSGVAEVDTAGIQVLLWLKREGQAAGTPVPFGNHSPAVVEVLDLLRLAGAFGDTLLLAPTQSPS, from the coding sequence ATGCTGACGTTCACGCGGTCAGGTTCCACGCTCAAGCTCGAGGGCGAATTGACCATTTTCGAGGCGGCCGAGGCCCGGGCGCGGCTCCGGGAGGAGCTGCGCCAGGCGCCCCTGGAGCTGGACCTGTCCGGGGTGGCGGAGGTGGACACCGCCGGCATCCAGGTCCTGCTCTGGCTCAAGCGGGAGGGCCAGGCCGCGGGGACCCCCGTGCCCTTCGGGAACCACAGCCCCGCGGTGGTGGAGGTCCTCGACCTGCTGCGCCTGGCCGGGGCCTTCGGCGACACCCTCCTCCTCGCCCCCACCCAATCCCCTTCCTGA
- a CDS encoding chemotaxis protein CheA: MDMDQVKQTFITECQELLAAMEEALLGLEAQPDPAESINAIFRAVHTIKGSAGLFGLDPIVRFAHAVESVMDRVRGGQLALDGDLVGLLLACHDHLVVLIQEGTDAEGQLSPELGAEGDRLLEALVPWLKGEVATAAIRPEPTGHPAAGRDHWHLSVRFAPTVLQTGMDPLSFVRYLGTLGRMVHMHALLEGLPAGEAFDPEQCYLGLEMDLETDADRKTLEDVFEFVREESQVRLIPPQAKVEAYLALIRELPDEEHLLGEILVAGGCITEYDLAEALRVQREAEDGRKVGTILVQDQDVPAPVVAAALEKQKKAQDRQAGELKIVKVSADKLDKLVDLVGELVIAGASAQTRAAGARDGSLLESLTVVNKLVEEIRDNALSLRMVQIGETFARFRRVVRDVSKELGKAIDLEVQGAETELDKSIVEKLADPLMHIVRNAIDHGIETLEVRRARGKPDTGSLALNAFHESGSIVIEVSDDGGGLDRARILRKAVERGLVQEGAELSDAEINAMIFEPGFSTAAAVTNLSGRGVGMDVVRRNIDELRGTVEVESYEGAGTTIRLRLPLTLAIIDGFMVTVGEATYVVPLDMIIECLDLGPFLESEENHLINLRGEVLPFLRLREVLGSPGERPARERVVVVQFGETRAGIVVDRLLGEFQTVIKPLGSLFQHLRGVGGSTILGSGKVALVLDVPELVQLAVGGRSQPGRILPALAQGS, from the coding sequence ATGGACATGGATCAGGTCAAGCAGACGTTCATCACGGAGTGCCAGGAGCTCCTGGCGGCCATGGAGGAGGCCCTCCTGGGCCTCGAGGCGCAGCCGGACCCCGCCGAGTCCATCAACGCCATCTTCCGGGCGGTGCACACCATCAAGGGGTCGGCGGGCCTCTTCGGCCTGGATCCCATCGTGCGGTTCGCCCACGCGGTCGAGTCGGTCATGGACCGGGTGCGCGGGGGCCAGCTGGCCCTGGACGGCGACCTGGTGGGGCTCCTCCTGGCCTGCCACGATCACCTCGTGGTCCTCATCCAGGAGGGCACGGACGCCGAAGGGCAGCTCAGCCCGGAGCTCGGCGCGGAAGGGGACCGGCTTCTGGAGGCCCTGGTGCCCTGGCTGAAGGGGGAGGTGGCGACGGCGGCCATCCGGCCTGAACCCACGGGCCATCCGGCCGCGGGCCGCGATCACTGGCACCTGTCGGTGCGCTTCGCCCCCACGGTGCTCCAGACGGGCATGGACCCCCTGTCCTTCGTGCGGTATCTGGGCACCCTGGGCCGGATGGTGCACATGCACGCCCTCCTGGAGGGGCTCCCCGCCGGGGAGGCCTTCGACCCGGAGCAGTGCTACCTGGGCCTGGAGATGGACCTGGAGACGGACGCCGACCGGAAGACCCTGGAGGACGTGTTCGAGTTCGTGCGGGAGGAGAGCCAGGTCCGGCTGATCCCGCCCCAGGCCAAGGTGGAGGCGTACCTGGCCCTGATCCGGGAGCTGCCCGACGAGGAGCACCTGCTGGGCGAGATCCTGGTGGCCGGGGGCTGCATCACCGAGTACGACCTGGCCGAGGCGCTGCGGGTGCAGCGGGAGGCGGAGGACGGCCGGAAGGTGGGGACGATCCTCGTGCAGGACCAGGACGTGCCGGCCCCCGTGGTGGCGGCGGCGCTGGAGAAGCAGAAGAAGGCCCAGGACCGCCAGGCCGGGGAGCTGAAGATCGTGAAGGTCTCGGCGGACAAGCTGGACAAGCTCGTGGACCTGGTGGGAGAGCTGGTGATCGCCGGGGCCAGCGCGCAGACCCGCGCGGCGGGGGCCCGGGACGGATCGCTGCTGGAGTCCCTGACGGTGGTGAACAAGCTCGTGGAGGAGATCCGGGACAACGCCCTGAGTCTGCGGATGGTGCAGATCGGGGAGACGTTCGCGCGGTTCCGGCGGGTGGTGCGGGACGTGTCGAAGGAGCTGGGCAAGGCCATCGACCTGGAGGTGCAGGGGGCCGAGACCGAGCTGGACAAGTCGATCGTGGAGAAGCTGGCGGACCCGCTGATGCACATCGTGCGGAACGCCATCGACCACGGGATCGAGACGCTGGAGGTGCGTCGGGCGCGGGGGAAGCCGGATACGGGTTCGCTGGCGCTGAACGCGTTCCACGAGTCGGGGAGCATCGTCATCGAGGTGAGCGACGACGGCGGCGGCCTGGACCGGGCGCGGATCCTGCGGAAGGCCGTGGAGCGCGGGCTGGTGCAGGAGGGCGCGGAGCTGTCGGACGCGGAGATCAACGCGATGATCTTCGAGCCGGGGTTCTCCACGGCGGCGGCGGTGACGAACCTGTCGGGCCGGGGCGTGGGCATGGACGTGGTGCGCCGGAACATCGACGAGCTGCGGGGCACGGTCGAGGTGGAAAGCTACGAGGGCGCGGGCACGACGATCCGGCTGCGCCTGCCGCTGACCCTGGCCATCATCGACGGCTTCATGGTGACCGTCGGGGAGGCCACGTACGTGGTGCCCCTGGACATGATCATCGAGTGCCTGGACCTGGGCCCGTTCCTGGAGTCGGAGGAGAACCACCTGATCAACCTGCGGGGCGAGGTGCTGCCCTTCCTGCGGCTGCGGGAGGTGCTGGGTTCGCCCGGGGAGCGCCCGGCGCGGGAGCGGGTGGTGGTGGTGCAGTTCGGGGAGACCCGGGCGGGCATCGTCGTGGACCGGCTGCTGGGAGAGTTCCAGACGGTCATCAAGCCGCTGGGGAGCCTGTTCCAGCACCTGCGGGGCGTGGGCGGGTCCACGATCCTGGGCTCGGGCAAGGTGGCCCTGGTCCTGGACGTGCCCGAACTGGTCCAGCTCGCCGTGGGCGGGCGCAGTCAGCCCGGCCGCATCCTCCCGGCCCTCGCCCAGGGCTCCTGA
- a CDS encoding methyl-accepting chemotaxis protein encodes MNWFRRLRLAAQLLLAFICVSMVSVIVGGIALGGAGSINDRAEHTYEDAVVPLRNMSGALIELASLQQRFLYAVIARSEETRAKETQNMGKAQTQILDWAKKERATDMTPAETEAWKRFDGAWPEYLAVLEKGLAFAKAKKDDEARRVMEEEARPRYLALRKTFDEIIEANLGAAEKATKANQALYVSFRGTTLAVIVVGFALSIGLGLLVTRVIRGQVGGEPKDAADVAQKVAAGDLTVEVDLARGDTTSMMASIHAMVLKLREVIGQVRENAESLVGASEQLSSTAQSLSQGASEQAASVEETSASMEQMSASIAQNNENAKVTGDIATRTAKEAGEGGEAVRATVGAMKQIAQKIAIIDDIAYQTNLLALNAAIEAGRAGEHGRGFAVVAAEVRKLAERSQVAAQEIGEVATSSVELAERAGKLLDAIVPSIQKTSDLVMEIAAASSEQNAGVGQINGAIGQISQAVAQNAAASEEMASTSEEVSAQAEELQSVMAFFHLDRGPARTAAKRSGGARAAAKPGPARARAAQADVDEREFTNF; translated from the coding sequence ATGAACTGGTTCAGGCGTCTCAGGCTCGCAGCGCAGCTCCTGCTGGCCTTCATCTGCGTTTCCATGGTTTCCGTGATCGTCGGCGGCATCGCCCTGGGCGGCGCGGGCAGCATCAACGACCGCGCCGAGCATACCTACGAGGACGCCGTGGTGCCCCTCCGGAACATGTCGGGGGCCCTGATCGAGCTGGCCTCCCTGCAGCAGCGCTTCCTCTATGCCGTCATCGCGCGCAGCGAGGAGACCCGCGCCAAGGAGACCCAGAACATGGGCAAGGCCCAGACCCAGATCCTGGACTGGGCCAAGAAGGAGCGGGCCACGGACATGACGCCGGCGGAGACCGAGGCCTGGAAGCGCTTCGACGGGGCCTGGCCGGAGTACCTGGCGGTCCTGGAGAAGGGGCTGGCCTTCGCGAAGGCCAAGAAGGACGATGAGGCCCGGCGGGTGATGGAGGAGGAGGCGCGGCCCCGGTACCTGGCCCTCCGCAAGACCTTCGACGAGATCATCGAGGCCAACCTCGGGGCCGCCGAGAAGGCCACCAAGGCCAACCAGGCCCTCTACGTGTCCTTCCGGGGCACCACCCTGGCGGTCATCGTCGTGGGCTTCGCCCTGTCCATCGGCCTGGGCCTGCTGGTCACCCGGGTGATCCGCGGCCAGGTGGGTGGCGAGCCGAAGGACGCCGCCGACGTGGCCCAGAAGGTGGCCGCCGGCGACCTCACCGTGGAGGTGGACCTGGCCCGGGGCGACACGACGAGCATGATGGCCTCCATCCACGCCATGGTCCTCAAGCTCCGCGAGGTGATCGGGCAGGTGCGCGAGAACGCCGAGTCCCTGGTGGGGGCCTCGGAGCAGCTCAGCTCCACGGCCCAGTCCCTGAGCCAGGGCGCCAGTGAACAGGCCGCCAGCGTGGAGGAGACCAGCGCCTCCATGGAGCAGATGAGCGCGTCCATCGCCCAGAACAACGAGAACGCCAAGGTCACCGGCGACATCGCGACCCGGACGGCCAAGGAAGCGGGTGAAGGCGGCGAGGCCGTGCGGGCCACCGTCGGCGCCATGAAGCAGATCGCCCAGAAGATCGCCATCATCGACGACATCGCCTACCAGACCAACCTCCTGGCCCTCAACGCCGCCATCGAGGCGGGCCGGGCCGGGGAGCACGGCCGCGGCTTCGCCGTGGTGGCCGCCGAGGTCCGCAAGCTGGCCGAGCGCAGCCAGGTGGCGGCCCAGGAAATCGGGGAGGTGGCCACCAGCAGCGTCGAACTCGCGGAACGGGCCGGCAAGCTTCTCGATGCCATCGTGCCCTCCATCCAGAAGACCTCGGACCTGGTCATGGAGATCGCCGCCGCCAGCAGCGAGCAGAACGCGGGGGTCGGCCAGATCAACGGGGCCATCGGGCAGATCAGCCAGGCGGTGGCCCAGAACGCGGCCGCCTCGGAGGAAATGGCCTCCACGTCCGAGGAAGTGAGCGCCCAGGCCGAAGAACTGCAGTCGGTCATGGCCTTCTTCCACCTGGACCGCGGCCCCGCCCGGACGGCGGCTAAGCGGTCGGGCGGCGCCCGCGCGGCCGCCAAGCCCGGGCCGGCCCGGGCCCGGGCCGCCCAGGCTGACGTGGACGAGCGCGAATTCACGAACTTCTGA
- a CDS encoding chemotaxis protein CheW, giving the protein MGAPMRLDKRVRGQANLEASAQKTQYLAFDLNGEAFAMDIRCIKEVIQYGALTAVPLMPDFIRGVINLRGAVVPVVDLSVRFGRTPTDVARRTCVVILEVPSEGGTVELGILVDNVSEVLDIAEADIEPAPAFGSALRSEFIAGVGKVGGRFVILLDVAHVLSIEEMTALASSCAPTEIG; this is encoded by the coding sequence ATGGGCGCACCCATGCGTTTGGACAAGCGGGTCCGGGGCCAGGCGAACCTGGAAGCCTCGGCCCAGAAGACCCAGTACCTGGCCTTCGACCTGAACGGCGAAGCCTTCGCCATGGACATCCGGTGCATCAAGGAAGTCATCCAGTACGGGGCCCTGACGGCGGTCCCCCTGATGCCGGACTTCATCCGCGGGGTGATCAACCTGCGGGGCGCCGTGGTGCCCGTGGTGGACCTCTCGGTCCGCTTCGGGCGGACGCCCACGGACGTGGCGCGGCGCACCTGTGTCGTGATCCTGGAGGTGCCCTCGGAGGGCGGGACGGTGGAGTTGGGCATCCTGGTGGACAACGTCAGCGAGGTCCTGGACATCGCCGAGGCGGACATCGAGCCCGCCCCCGCCTTCGGCAGCGCCCTGCGCTCCGAATTCATCGCGGGGGTGGGCAAGGTGGGCGGGCGGTTCGTGATCCTTTTGGACGTGGCCCATGTCCTCTCCATCGAAGAGATGACGGCCCTGGCCTCCTCCTGCGCGCCGACGGAAATTGGGTAA